Part of the Novosphingobium sp. KA1 genome is shown below.
GCGAATGTCGGCCTGTGCGGAGAAACCGTAAGTCACCACGCGGCGGTCGCGCACCTTGGGGATCACCGCCTGGACTTCGGGGTGATCGATGCAGAGCAGCGCGCAGCCGTAGAACGGCACGTTCTCGATGAATTCGACGAAGGCGTCCTTCACCTTGTCGAACGAGCCGTAGTGATCCAGATGCTCGGGATCGATGTTCGTGACCACGGCGATGGTGCCGTCGAGACGCAGGAACGAACCGTCGCTCTCGTCCGCTTCCACGACCATCCAGTCGCTTTCGCCCAGTCGCGCGTTGGAACCGTAAGCATTGATGATGCCGCCGTTGATCACGGTGGGATCGACCCCACCCGCATCGAGCAGCGCTGCCACCAGCGAGGTCGTGGTGGTCTTCCCGTGGGTGCCAGCCACCGCGACGGTGTTCTTCAGGCGCATCAGTTCGGCAAGCATCTCGGCGCGGCGCACCACCGGGATGCGGTGTTCGAGCGCGTAGACCACTTCCGGGTTCTCACGCTTCACGGCAGTGGAGGTAACGACCACGGCCGCGCCCTCGACATTCTCCGCCGCATGGCCGATCGAGACCTTGATGCCGCGCTTGCGCAGCCCTTCCACCACATAGCCCTCGGCAATGTCGGAGCCCTGCACGGCATAGCCAAGGTTGTGCATCACCTCGGCAATGCCGGACATGCCGATGCCGCCGATGCCAACGAAGTGGATCGTGCCGATGTCGGTGCCAACGCCCTTCATGCGGCAGTTCCCTTGCGCGCGAGGGCTTCACCGCT
Proteins encoded:
- the murC gene encoding UDP-N-acetylmuramate--L-alanine ligase produces the protein MKGVGTDIGTIHFVGIGGIGMSGIAEVMHNLGYAVQGSDIAEGYVVEGLRKRGIKVSIGHAAENVEGAAVVVTSTAVKRENPEVVYALEHRIPVVRRAEMLAELMRLKNTVAVAGTHGKTTTTSLVAALLDAGGVDPTVINGGIINAYGSNARLGESDWMVVEADESDGSFLRLDGTIAVVTNIDPEHLDHYGSFDKVKDAFVEFIENVPFYGCALLCIDHPEVQAVIPKVRDRRVVTYGFSAQADIRGENVTPVPGGNRFDVALRQRDGSFRRIEGIELPMPGRHNVQNALAAIGVAVEMGCSDACIQTGFSKFGGVKRRFTKVGEIAVEGGSVTVIDDYGHHPVEIRAVLAAAREGVKGRVIAVVQPHRFTRLRDHMDDFEGAFNDADVVYAAPVYAAGEQPIEGVDSDHMVSGMKARGHRSAQVIAGPDALADALATSIQPGDMVVCLGAGDITKWAAGLADAVGKRRAA